One Euphorbia lathyris chromosome 1, ddEupLath1.1, whole genome shotgun sequence DNA segment encodes these proteins:
- the LOC136229418 gene encoding protein MHF2 homolog gives MEEENTFDPDLIHAIFKLVWSRRALEREKNEGTDAMDREVGVGTNKKVRSTSANSNALKLSCELLRVFVSEAVQRAATIAEAEGVGKIEATHLERILPQLLLDF, from the exons ATGGAGGAAGAGAACACTTTTGATCCT gatttaatCCATGCCATTTTCAAGCTCGTGTGGAGCAGAAGAGCCCTCG AGCGCGAGAAAAATGAAGGAACTGATGCCATGGACCGCGAG GTCGGAGTTGGAACAAACAAGAAGGTCAGGTCCACTTCTG CTAATTCAAATGCCTTAAAGCTGAGCTGTGAGCTCCTTCGAGTTTTTGTTTCAG AGGCAGTACAGCGAGCTGCTACAATTGCTGAAGCAGAGGGAGTCGGTAAGATTGAAGCAACTCACTTGGAGAGGATTCTCCCACAGTTACTATTGGATTTTTAG